In Perca fluviatilis chromosome 18, GENO_Pfluv_1.0, whole genome shotgun sequence, one genomic interval encodes:
- the LOC120546389 gene encoding trace amine-associated receptor 1-like: MLLSVITTCGNLLVIISVFYFQQLHTPTNYLILSLAAADLLVGIIVFPFSMAFSLSSCLYHEGLFYRYYAVCQPLTYRTKINHCVVLNMIVGSWGGSVLIAISITVAGLNNDKCGERCLIDVLIANTIGSILSFYLPVIIMLCIYLKIFFVAQKQARSIQNTTCQSKKSGATVSKNERKATKTLAIVLGVFLFCWTPFFLCITVLPFSNDSVPVPVIETLNWLALSNSMLNPFIYAFFYSWFRSAFRMIISGKIFNGDYANSKLS, translated from the exons ATGTTATTGTCTGTTATCACAACATGTGGAAACCTTCTTGTTATAATCTCTGTATTTTACTTCCAACAGCTCCACACTCCTACTAACTACCTTATTCTCTCTCTGGCTGCGGCTGACCTGCTTGTTGGGATCATAGTCTTTCCTTTCAGCATGGCATTCTCACTAAGCTCATGTCTGTATCATGAGGGTTTATTTT ACAGATATTATGCAGTGTGTCAGCCTCTGACCTATAGAACTAAAATAAACCATTGTGTTGTTCTGAACATGATTGTGGGTAGCTGGGGGGGTTCTGTTCTAATTGCAATAAGCATCACAGTTGCTGGATTAAACAATGATAAATGTGGGGAAAGGTGTTTGATTGATGTTCTCATAGCAAACACTATTGGATCTATTTTATCATTTTACCTCCCAGTGATCATAATGCTCTGTATCTACCTAAAGATTTTCTTTGTTGCACAGAAACAGGCACGCAGCATCCAGAACACAACCTGTCAGAGCAAAAAGTCTGGAGCAACTGTCAGTAAGAATGAGAGAAAGGCTACCAAAACTCTGGCTATCGTTTTAGGagtctttcttttttgttggactcctttctttctttgtatcACTGTTTTGCCTTTCAGTAATGACTCAGTGCCAGTTCCTGTGATTGAAACACTTAACTGGCTTGCACTGTCAAATTCCATGCTCAATCCCTTTATTTATGCTTTCTTTTACAGCTGGTTCAGATCAGCTTTTAGAATGATCATTTCTGGGAAAATATTTAATGGTGATTATGCTAATTCTAAACTGTCTTAa